One window of the Staphylococcus equorum genome contains the following:
- a CDS encoding ParB/RepB/Spo0J family partition protein, whose product MKKPFSKLFGLKNKDDIVGYIEEDHNNSVESIHIERIVPNRYQPRQVFEPNKIKELAESIEEHGLLQPIVVRPIEEDMFEIIAGERRFRAFQSLGKTHAEVIIRYLDDEETAVVALIENIQRENLSVVEEAEAYKKLLEIGDTTQSELAKSVGKSQSFIANKLRLLKLAPKVIERLREGKITERHARAMLSLSEENQEIMVETVISQKLNVKQTEARVKQKVGPEKVTAQTFGFEKDLTDARDAVGKSLESIEKSGIKYEHQAKDHDDYYEIKIKLYKR is encoded by the coding sequence TTTTTCTAAATTATTTGGTTTAAAGAACAAAGATGACATTGTTGGTTATATTGAAGAAGATCATAATAATAGCGTCGAATCTATTCATATCGAACGTATTGTGCCAAACCGTTATCAACCAAGACAAGTATTTGAGCCAAATAAGATAAAAGAACTCGCAGAATCAATAGAAGAACATGGTTTGTTACAGCCTATCGTCGTACGTCCAATAGAAGAAGATATGTTTGAAATTATTGCTGGTGAACGTAGATTTAGAGCGTTTCAATCACTTGGTAAAACACACGCAGAAGTCATTATTAGATATTTAGATGATGAAGAGACTGCAGTGGTTGCACTTATTGAAAATATTCAACGTGAAAACCTATCTGTCGTTGAAGAAGCGGAAGCATATAAAAAGTTATTGGAAATCGGGGATACCACACAGAGTGAATTAGCTAAAAGTGTTGGTAAAAGTCAAAGTTTCATAGCTAATAAACTGCGTTTATTAAAATTAGCACCTAAAGTCATCGAACGTTTACGTGAAGGTAAGATTACTGAACGTCACGCTCGTGCAATGTTAAGTTTGTCAGAAGAAAATCAAGAAATAATGGTTGAAACTGTTATTAGCCAGAAGCTAAATGTAAAACAAACAGAAGCACGAGTGAAACAAAAAGTTGGCCCTGAAAAGGTGACGGCTCAAACATTTGGATTTGAAAAAGACTTAACTGACGCACGTGATGCAGTTGGTAAAAGTCTTGAAAGTATTGAAAAAAGCGGTATTAAGTATGAACATCAAGCTAAAGATCATGACGACTATTATGAAATAAAGATTAAATTATACAAACGTTAA